A single region of the Carassius gibelio isolate Cgi1373 ecotype wild population from Czech Republic chromosome A14, carGib1.2-hapl.c, whole genome shotgun sequence genome encodes:
- the LOC128027762 gene encoding protocadherin alpha-C2 isoform X3, producing MVAGSVVANLATDLGLDLNTLTKRRIRLDVISNRKYLDINKETGDLYIAQKIDREYLCNIKTSSCFLKMDVTVDNPERIFNIELEILDINDNAPHFRRDTMHLDISESTPVGERFSLNNAVDPDFGSNSIKTYYLTESEHFDIDIQSGRDGSKFTNLVLKKPLDREKQATHNMILTAVDGGVPAHSGTASIIVRVLDVNDNAPKFYKDSYTINLTENSPIGSLVLKLNASDLDEGSNSDIVYAFSLYTSEKTQQTFSLNPENGEIRIKEIVSYEDFKIYDMEVIATDKGANPLSGHCKLTILINDMNDNHPEISIKSFSSPVKEDIPVNTVIAVVSVSDKDSGENGQVDIHISDDLPFALKESSDNYYELLVSEPLDREKVPEYDITITVTDRGNPPLSDNETITLELLDINDNVPQFPQTFYTIPVMENNAPGALLSSLTAIDPDLHENQYLVYFIIEKEIVNTSMSMLFSINPENGNLYALKTFDYEIEKEFLFHIEARDSGVPPLSSNVTVHIIIMDQNDNTPLIVSPWRAHGSVVEEKIPRSTDKGTLIAKVIAIDSDSVHNSRITYQFLHNTDATLFSLDQYNGEIRTMRMFSYRDSRHQQLVVIAKDNGEPALSATVTVKLSTVEIALKTYADMTEVPLGYDIFSDLNLYLVIGLGSVSFLLLITLLVTIVLKCQKTKPSKAAPPCRNSVISSERNSTIADSTLVSNDAYWYSLFLAETRKGKLVVRQPVPKGARYIVSSLPRSTGLTETSDSAASTLQASTTTSSSSS from the coding sequence ATGGTAGCTGGATCCGTTGTGGCTAATCTAGCCACAGATTTGGGGTTAGATTTAAACACTTTAACCAAACGACGAATACGATTGGATGTCATTAGTAACAGGAAATACTTGGACATAAACAAAGAAACCGGAGATCTTTATATAGCGCAGAAAATAGACCGAGAATATCTGTGCAACATCAAGACATCTTCCTGTTTTTTAAAGATGGATGTGACAGTCGATAACCCAGAGAGAATATTCAATATTGAGCTTGAAATACTGGATATCAATGACAATGCACCGCACTTCAGGAGGGATACAATGCACCTTGATATTTCTGAATCTACCCCAGTTGGCGAACGATTCTCTCTGAATAACGCTGTAGATCCAGACTTTGGCTCAAATTCAATCAAAACATACTATCTAACTGAAAGTGAGCATTTCGATATTGACATACAGTCTGGAAGGGACGGATCCAAATTTACCAATTTAGTCTTAAAAAAGCCACTAGACCGCGAGAAACAGGCAACGCATAATATGATTCTCACTGCTGTAGATGGAGGGGTCCCCGCTCATTCTGGAACTGCAAGCATTATTGTGCGCGTGTTAGATGTGAATGACAACGCCCCAAAATTTTACAAAGACAGTTATACCATTAACCTTACAGAAAACTCCCCGATTGGAAGTCTTGTTTTGAAATTAAACGCATCAGACTTAGACGAGGGTTCAAATTCAGAtatagtttatgcattcagcCTGTATACCTctgaaaaaacacaacaaacatttAGTTTAAATCCTGAAAATGGTGAAATTAGAATCAAAGAAATAGTTAGCTATGAGGATTTTAAGATTTATGATATGGAGGTCATTGCTACTGATAAGGGGGCAAATCCCTTATCTGGACATTGTAAATTGACTATATTGATAAATGATATGAACGAcaatcatcctgaaatttctatAAAATCGTTCTCAAGTCCAGTTAAAGAGGATATACCTGTTAATACAGTAATCGCAGTTGTTAGTGTGAGTGATAAAGACTCAGGAGAAAATGGACAGGTAGATAttcatatttctgatgatttaccTTTTGCGCTCAAAGAATCGTCtgataattattatgaattattagttTCAGAACCGTTAGACCGTGAAAAGGTTCCAGAATATGACATCACTATTACCGTGACTGACAGGGGCAACCCGCCGTTATCTGATAATGAAACTATAACTTTAGAGCTACTGGACATTAACGACAATGTCCCTCAGTTCCCACAGACATTCTACACGATACCTGTTATGGAGAATAACGCGCCTGGAGCTTTACTGAGCTCTTTAACTGCTATAGATCCAGATCTCCATGAAAATCAGTATCTAGTCTATTTTATAATAGAGAAGGAAATAGTGAACACCTCCATGTCCATGCTGTTCTCTATTAACCCAGAGAACGGCAATCTTTACGCGCTAAAGACGTTTGACTATGAGATAGAGAAGGAGTTCCTTTTCCACATCGAGGCCAGAGACTCTGGTGTTCCTCCGCTCAGCAGTAACGTGACCGTTCACATTATTATCATGGATCAGAACGACAACACGCCGCTTATAGTGTCTCCATGGCGCGCGCACGGCTCGGTGGTGGAGGAAAAGATCCCGAGATCCACCGATAAAGGAACTCTGATCGCCAAAGTCATCGCCATAGACTCTGATTCAGTGCACAACTCTCGAATCACGTACCAGTTTCTCCACAACACTGACGCCACATTATTCAGCTTGGATCAATATAATGGAGAGATCCGGACCATGAGGATGTTCAGTTACAGAGACTCGCGCCACCAGCAGCTGGTTGTGATCGCCAAGGACAACGGAGAGCCCGCGCTCTCTGCTACAGTCACCGTCAAACTGTCCACGGTGGAGATCGCCCTTAAAACCTATGCTGACATGACTGAGGTGCCTTTGGGATATGACATCTTCTCCGATTTAAACCTGTATCTGGTGATCGGACTGGGCTCTGTTTCATTTCTTTTACTCATCACTCTATTGGTCACCATCGTGCTGAAGTGTCAGAAAACGAAGCCCAGCAAAGCGGCTCCTCCGTGCAGGAACAGTGTGATCAGCAGCGAGAGGAACTCGACCATCGCGGATTCCACTCTGGTCTCCAACGATGCCTACTGGTACAGTTTATTTCTAGCAGAGACGAGGAAAGGAAAGCTGGTGGTCAGACAGCCTGTGCCAAAGGGAGCGAGATACATCGTGTCCAGTTTACCGAGGAGCACAGGACTGACCGAGACCAGCGACTCAGCTGCTTCTACTCTACAG
- the LOC128027762 gene encoding protocadherin alpha-C2 isoform X1: MFIFAILDTVSSVTHYSIPEEMEEGSVVANLASDLGLDEKTLSRRNMRLDIISNKKYLDVNKETGELYILEKMDREYLCSSKTATTCFIKMEVILENPVRIFNFEIEIEDINDNAPQFRRDSIHLDISESTAAGERFSLSNAVDPDIGSNSIKTYYLSESEHFDIEILTGRDGSKFADLILKKPLDREKQASHNLILTAVDGGVPARSGTASIIVRVLDTNDNAPQFDKDSYNIYLTENAPIGSLVMKLNATDKDEGSNSDIHYSYSLYTSEKTQQTFSLNPDNGEIRMKEMINYEDFRIYDMEIIATDKGVNSLFGKCKLKILITDINDNHPEISIKSFSSPVKEDIPVNTVIAVVSVSDKDSGENGQVDIHISDDLPFALKESSDNYYELLVSEPLDREKVPEYDITITVTDRGNPPLSDNETITLELLDINDNVPQFPQTFYTIPVMENNAPGALLSSLTALDPDLHENQYLVYFIIEKEIVNTSMSMLFSINPENGNLYALKTFDYEIEKEFLFHIEARDSGVPPLSSNVTVHIIIMDQNDNTPLIVSPWRAHGSVVEEKIPRSTDKGTLIAKVIAIDSDSVHNSRITYQFLHNTDATLFSLDQYNGEIRTMRMFSYRDSRHQQLVVIAKDNGEPALSATVTVKLSTVEIALKTYADMTEVPLGYDIFSDLNLYLVIGLGSVSFLLLITLLVTIVLKCQKTKPSKAAPPCRNSVISSERNSTIADSTLVSNDAYWYSLFLAETRKGKLVVRQPVPKGARYIVSSLPRSTGLTETSDSAASTLQYSK; encoded by the coding sequence ATGTTTATATTCGCTATTTTGGACACGGTGTCCTCTGTTACACATTATTCTATTCCAGAGGAAATGGAGGAAGGCTCTGTTGTTGCTAATCTGGCGTCAGATTTGGGACTGGATGAGAAAACACTGAGCAGACGAAACATGCGTCTCGACATTATATCTAACAAAAAATATCTGGATGTCAATAAAGAGACAGGAGAGCTCTATATATTAGAAAAGATGGATCGAGAATATCTTTGTTCATCTAAAACGGCGacaacatgttttattaaaatggaaGTGATACTGGAGAACCCTGTGCGCATATTTAactttgaaattgaaattgaagaCATAAATGATAATGCACCGCAGTTTCGGAGAGATAGCATCCACCTGGATATATCAGAATCTACAGCGGCCGGGGAGAGGTTCTCGCTTAGTAATGCAGTGGATCCTGATATTGGCTCGAATTCGATTAAAACGTATTATTTGAGTGAGAGCGAACATTTTGACATTGAAATCCTGACAGGAAGGGACGGTTCAAAATTTGCTGACTTAATTCTGAAAAAGCCTTTAGACAGAGAAAAACAAGCTTCACATAATCTGATACTAACTGCTGTGGATGGCGGAGTCCCCGCGCGCTCTGGCACTGCTAGCATTATTGTGCGCGTTCTGGACACGAATGACAACGCCCCTCAATTCGATAAAGACAGTTATAATATATATCTAACAGAAAACGCACCTATTGGTAGCCTTGTAATGAAATTAAACGCTACAGATAAAGATGAAGGATCTAATTCAGATATACATTATTCTTACAGTTTGTATACCTCAGAGAAAACACAGCAGACATTCAGTCTGAATCCTGACAATGGAGAAATCCGAATGAAAGAAATGATTAATTATGAGGATTTCAGGATCTACGACATGGAAATTATAGCAACAGATAAAGGAGTTAATAGTCTCTTTggaaaatgcaaattaaaaattttaatcacagACATAAATGACAATCATCCCGAAATTTCCATAAAATCATTCTCAAGTCCAGTTAAAGAGGATATACCTGTTAATACAGTAATCGCAGTTGTTAGTGTGAGTGATAAAGACTCAGGTGAAAATGGACAGGTAGATAttcatatttctgatgatttaccTTTTGCGCTCAAAGAATCGTCtgataattattatgaattattagttTCAGAACCGTTAGACCGTGAAAAGGTTCCAGAATATGACATCACTATAACCGTGACTGACAGGGGCAACCCGCCGTTATCTGATAATGAAACTATAACTTTAGAGCTACTGGACATTAACGACAATGTCCCTCAGTTCCCACAGACATTCTACACGATACCTGTTATGGAGAATAACGCGCCTGGAGCTTTACTGAGCTCTTTAACTGCTTTAGATCCAGATCTCCATGAAAATCAGTATCTAGTCTATTTTATAATAGAGAAGGAAATAGTGAACACCTCCATGTCCATGCTGTTCTCTATTAACCCAGAGAACGGCAATCTTTACGCGCTAAAGACATTTGACTATGAGATAGAGAAGGAGTTCCTTTTCCACATCGAGGCCAGAGACTCTGGTGTTCCTCCGCTCAGCAGTAACGTGACCGTTCACATTATTATCATGGATCAGAACGACAACACGCCGCTTATAGTGTCTCCATGGCGCGCGCACGGCTCGGTGGTGGAGGAAAAGATCCCGAGATCCACCGATAAAGGAACTCTGATCGCCAAAGTCATCGCCATAGACTCTGATTCAGTGCACAACTCTCGAATCACGTACCAGTTTCTCCACAACACTGACGCCACATTATTCAGCTTGGATCAATATAACGGAGAGATCCGGACCATGAGGATGTTCAGTTACAGAGACTCGCGCCACCAGCAGCTGGTTGTGATCGCCAAGGACAACGGAGAGCCCGCGCTCTCTGCTACAGTCACCGTCAAACTGTCCACGGTGGAGATCGCCCTTAAAACCTATGCTGACATGACTGAGGTGCCTTTGGGATATGACATCTTCTCCGATTTAAACCTGTATCTGGTGATCGGACTGGGCTCTGTTTCATTTCTTTTACTCATCACTCTATTGGTCACCATCGTGCTGAAGTGTCAGAAAACGAAGCCCAGCAAAGCGGCTCCTCCGTGCAGGAACAGTGTGATCAGCAGCGAGAGGAACTCGACCATCGCGGATTCCACTCTGGTCTCCAACGATGCCTACTGGTACAGTTTATTTCTAGCAGAGACGAGGAAAGGAAAGCTGGTGGTCAGACAGCCTGTGCCAAAGGGAGCGAGATACATCGTGTCCAGTTTACCGAGGAGCACAGGACTGACCGAGACCAGCGACTCAGCTGCATCTACTCTACAG
- the LOC128027762 gene encoding protocadherin alpha-C2 isoform X2 yields the protein MDEGSVVANLVSDLGLDLNSLSKRKIRLDVVANKKYLDVNKDTGELYILEKIDREYLCTSKSATTCVLKVDATLENPIRMFNIELEIMDINDNAPRFRRDTMHLDISEATAIGERFSLTNAVDPDTGSNSVKTYYLSENDHFSIEIQTGRDGSKFADLILKKSLDREKQALHDLILTAVDGGVPARSGTASIIVRVLDTNDNAPQFGKESYTINLTENAPIGSLVLKLNATDTDEGANSDLFYSFSLYTSEKTQQTFSLNPDNGEIRVKEIINYEDFRIYDMEIIATDKGSNSLSGKCKVKILVTDINDNYPEISIKSFSSPVKEDIPVNTVIAVVSVSDKDSGENGQVDIHISDDLPFALKESSDNYYELLVSEPLDREKVPEYDITITVTDRGNPPLSDNETITLELLDINDNVPQFPQTFYTIPVMENNAPGALLSSLTALDPDLHENQYLVYFIIEKEIVNTSMSMLFSINPENGNLYALKTFDYEIEKEFLFHIEARDSGVPPLSSNVTVHIIIMDQNDNTPLIVSPWRAHGSVVEEKIPRSTDKGTLIAKVIAIDSDSVHNSRITYQFLHNTDATLFSLDQYNGEIRTMRMFSYRDSRHQQLVVIAKDNGEPALSATVTVKLSTVETALKTYADMTEVPLGYDIFSDLNLYLVIGLGSVSFLLLITLLVTIVLKCQKTKPSKAAPPCRNSVISSERNSTIADSTLVSNDAYWYSLFLAETRKGKLVVRQPVPKGARYIVSSLPRSTGLTETSDSAASTLQASTTTSSSSS from the coding sequence ATGGACGAAGGGTCTGTGGTTGCAAATTTGGTGTCTGATTTGGGATTGGATTTGAATAGTCTTAGTAAACGCAAAATAAGGTTGGATGTCGTCgctaataaaaaatatcttgacGTTAACAAAGATACTGGAGAGCTGTACATTTTAGAAAAGATTGACAGAGAATATCTGTGCACATCAAAATCAGCTACAACATGCGTTCTTAAAGTGGATGCCACATTAGAGAATCCTATTCGAATGTTTAATATTGAACTTGAGATAATGGACATAAATGATAATGCGCCACGTTTTCGTCGGGATACGATGCATTTAGATATATCAGAGGCAACGGCAATAGGGGAGAGGTTTTCCCTCACGAATGCTGTAGACCCTGATACAGGTTCAAATTCTGTAAAGACATACTATCTCAGTGAAAACGACCATTTTAGTATTGAGATTCAGACTGGACGAGACGGATCTAAGTTTGCTGACTTAATATTGAAAAAGTCATTAGACAGAGAAAAACAAGCTTTACATGATCTGATACTAACTGCTGTGGATGGCGGAGTCCCCGCGCGCTCTGGCACTGCTAGCATTATTGTGCGCGTTCTGGACACGAATGACAACGCCCCTCAATTCGGCAAAGAAAGTTACACTATAAATCTAACAGAAAACGCACCTATTGGTAGCCTTGTATTGAAATTAAACGCCACAGATACAGATGAAGGAGCTAATTCAGATCTATTTTACTCTTTTAGTCTATATACCTCAGAAAAAACTCAGCAGACATTCAGTCTGAATCCTGACAATGGAGAAATCAGAGTGAAAGAAATTATTAATTACGAGGATTTCAGGATCTACGATATGGAAATTATAGCAACAGACAAAGGGTCTAATAGTCTTTCTGGAAAGTGTAAAGTAAAGATTTTAGTCACAGATATAAATGACAATTATCCAGAAATTTCCATAAAATCATTCTCAAGTCCAGTTAAAGAGGATATACCTGTTAATACAGTAATCGCAGTTGTTAGTGTGAGTGATAAAGACTCAGGAGAAAATGGACAGGTAGATAttcatatttctgatgatttaccTTTTGCGCTCAAAGAATCGTCtgataattattatgaattattagttTCAGAACCGTTAGACCGTGAAAAGGTTCCAGAATATGACATCACTATTACCGTGACTGACAGGGGCAACCCGCCGTTATCTGATAATGAAACTATAACTTTAGAGCTACTGGACATTAACGACAATGTCCCTCAGTTCCCACAGACATTCTACACGATACCTGTTATGGAGAATAACGCGCCTGGAGCTTTACTGAGCTCTTTAACTGCTTTAGATCCAGATCTCCATGAAAATCAGTATCTAGTCTATTTCATAATAGAGAAGGAAATAGTGAACACCTCCATGTCCATGCTGTTCTCTATTAACCCAGAGAACGGCAATCTTTACGCGCTAAAGACGTTTGACTATGAGATAGAGAAGGAGTTCCTTTTCCACATCGAGGCCAGAGACTCTGGTGTTCCTCCGCTCAGCAGTAACGTGACCGTTCACATTATTATCATGGATCAGAACGACAACACGCCGCTTATAGTGTCTCCATGGCGCGCGCACGGCTCGGTGGTGGAGGAAAAGATCCCGAGATCCACCGATAAAGGAACTCTGATCGCCAAAGTCATCGCCATAGACTCTGATTCAGTGCACAACTCTCGAATCACGTACCAGTTTCTCCACAACACTGACGCCACATTATTCAGCTTGGATCAATATAACGGAGAGATCCGGACCATGAGGATGTTCAGTTACAGAGACTCGCGCCACCAGCAGCTGGTTGTGATCGCCAAGGACAACGGAGAGCCCGCGCTCTCTGCTACAGTCACCGTCAAACTGTCCACGGTGGAGACCGCCCTTAAAACCTATGCTGACATGACTGAGGTGCCTTTGGGATATGACATCTTCTCCGATTTAAACCTGTATCTGGTGATCGGACTGGGCTCTGTTTCATTTCTTCTACTCATCACTCTATTGGTCACCATCGTGCTGAAGTGTCAGAAAACGAAGCCCAGCAAAGCGGCTCCTCCGTGCAGGAACAGTGTGATCAGCAGCGAGAGGAACTCGACCATCGCGGATTCCACTCTGGTCTCCAACGATGCCTACTGGTACAGTTTATTTCTAGCAGAGACGAGGAAAGGAAAGCTGGTGGTCAGACAGCCTGTGCCAAAGGGAGCGAGATACATCGTGTCCAGTTTACCGAGGAGCACAGGACTGACCGAGACCAGCGACTCAGCTGCTTCTACTCTACAG